ATTTTATTTATTATGCTAAGAGTTATGGATAGAATCGGATACATTATATAGAATTCACCTTAAGCCCTGATTGAAAAGATGATTGAAGTGCGGAACTTTGCCCTGTGGGGCGGCATGATCTAGTGACAATCATATGGTTTCAGATGTAGGTAGTGGATTAAAAAAACACACCTATGATTTTTCAAAAAATATCGGCTATTTGGTGAGTCCTGAACCGGTTTGTGTGCGGGCAAGACGGTGCTAAAGGATTTTTTTGATTTTGGCTATTATATGCGAAATATTTTGATTAACCCAATTAAGATTCAATGTGTTGAGTGCTTCAATAAAAAGTAATACATCATCATCAATCGGAAAAGCAATGAAAGTGGTGTTTTTTCCGGAGAGGATCATTTTTTTTAGCGGCCCGGAGTCAAGTTCGTCCCACCATGCCTTGGAGAATTGATAGAGTCTGGCTGCTTGGAATTCCAGTTCGTTTGTGTCTTGGAACGTTGGCTTGGATGATTTCATAATGAGAATGCCATCGTGACTGACCAAACCGGCTGTCTTAGCACTTGGACTCGCTTGAAGTATTAAATCCATGATGCCTTGAATTGTTCATTCATAGGTATCCACTTGAATAAATAAATTTTGAAATAATAGTAGCATGGTCCTAGTATTGAAGCAAATCTATTCATAGCAAAAAGGTGCCAGCCACTTTTGAGGATTTTTGGCAGGGATGTGTCGCAAACGGGCACTACACTGTAAAACTCTTTATTTTCAAGTGTTTTATATTGGCGAGGCAAAAAACGTTTATTTTAAAGGGTTTTTGAGTTTGAAAAGCAGACGAATCTAAAAATCAGCGCTATAAAATCCAGAAAAGTTATAAAATCCAGGAAATATCTTGGCAATATGTGTGATGGGATTTATAGAGCTATTTTTTAAAATGTATAAATTAATAAGCTGATAATTAATCCGAATAATAAATGGACAGGATATGCAGTATCTTGGGGATGCATATTTCAGTCGAAGTACTTAGTGGAATACCTTGCCTTTCACAGGAGAGAGAGCGGTCTCCCGGACTTCATTTATAAAATTAAATATAGTTGTGCTGAGCGCTGTGGCCACTTAAGAAGACTAATTGGGGTGAGCAATACTAATTTATGCAGTAAAAAATCTTATAATAAGAAATAAAGATACTTTGCAGAACACGAATTAGAATAATTTGCTCTATAAAATCATGAAGATGTAAAATCTTATGATAAGAATATAAAAAAGCAAGAATTATTTCTAAAAGTTATCACTGTAGTTATATATAGTAAATCGGGCTGTCTTATTATAAGAGAATAATAAGCAATAAATAAAATGATATAATTAAGTATGCTCGAAATTATCACGTAGGTGTTGAAAGAGTGCTGCGATTTTTATTGCTTGATCTTATTATAAGACACGTTCAACCTTGACTTGTAAACAAATTTTATCTTATAATAAGAAAAATAGAAGGAGGTTATTCATGTCAGATTTATCTCCAAAGGAAATAATAAATATTGTTAAAGAAACACTTATTGAGCAAGACTTCATGGTTGGTATTTTTATCTATGGAAGTTTTCTAAAATCTGAAGCAACCGTTCAAACTGAAATGGAATTATTTATTTTGGTGGCTGGCACCAATTCTATTGATGCCTGCACAGAGACGGTCCGGGCAATTGAAAAAATGTTGAAAGTGAAAATTAGTCCTATAATATGGTCTGTAGATGAACT
The window above is part of the bacterium genome. Proteins encoded here:
- a CDS encoding roadblock/LC7 domain-containing protein, which gives rise to MDLILQASPSAKTAGLVSHDGILIMKSSKPTFQDTNELEFQAARLYQFSKAWWDELDSGPLKKMILSGKNTTFIAFPIDDDVLLFIEALNTLNLNWVNQNISHIIAKIKKIL